The Leptospira biflexa serovar Patoc strain 'Patoc 1 (Paris)' genome includes the window GAATGAAAGCCTTAGGGGAGAATGGATACTTTTACCTATTCCTAGGATACTCGCAAACACCCACTTCGTCCACTCCCAATGCGTCAGGACAATATTCTTTTGTAGCTGGTAAGTCCGTATCGAGCCCGAATCCTTATGTTTGGTTTCGTAACTTAGAATTTGGGAACTACCAAGGTGGACAAACTGCCAGTGGAGCCAATTCAAACGCCTTTAGTTTATCCACAGAGCAAGAGTTATGTGTATCCTTTTCAGGTAATACTAGTGCTCCTACTACTTATTTATGGGTAACGGGTGTAGGTGGTGCAAATTGTAAGAATACAGCCACTCTTCAAAAAGAAAATGCCATCATCAATTATGTCGGTTGGCCAAATGCAGAGAATGTATTGTCTACAAGTGGTCAGTCATTCTTTCGGTTTAGTAATGTTAGTCTCTTAACCGCATCAAAGATCGTCGTCTCATCGGACAGTGTACTCTAAATCAAACTCTGTCAGATCGGATGATTCGATCTGGCAAAGAAATCTTATGAAGAGAAAAGATATGCCTAGAAAAAAATTCATTTTAAAAACATGTTTCAAATACTCAATTTTACTCATCGTTAGTTCCTTCCAGATTCATTGTTCTATGAAACCAAAATCGGAAGATAACTCACAAGCCTTACTATTCTTATTATCGGATGAAAATAGTACGAGTTTGAATTGTACTAGTGTTCCATCAAATGCTGTTGTCACTTCAGGTTCCTTTACGACTTCAGCAAACGCATCTTCCAATTGTAATTGGGTCTATGTCAGTTTGAAAGGGAATGGGGTATTGGCAGATGTCAATAGCCAATGGGATATTGCGTTCAAACGATTCAATGTCGCAACCAATAGTGGGACGAGCGGACCTGGCACCGGTGGAGCTTGTGATTCTGGTCAGACAAACTTTTCCAATGCATTCAATGGATCAGAATGTACGGCTGTGATTGATGTCAAACTCACAAGTTCAGGTGGAGGGCCTGTTTCTGCTTCCCAAGAAAGTATCAATCCGACTATGGCTGCTCCTTTGGATCTTTCGCCAATGCCATCGGGTTATGGAACTTGGTATTCCTATTCCAATGGAATCTTAACAGCTAAAACAAAAGTATTCATTGTGACTGGAAGCGACGGCGCAAAATATGCTGTCCAGTTTCTGGACTATTATAATGCAGCTGGCACATCAGGTTTTCCGAAGTTTCAATGGAAAAAACTCTGATGAAACAATCGGAATTTTCCAACTTAATGAGAGTTTTATCTTTCATTGTATTTTGGAGTCTAGTTACTTTATTTTCTTTTCAAGGCATTTATCCGGAATCCAAAACTGATTCAATCGAAGATAAGACAAATATCATCACAGTAACTGGTACAAGGCGAAAGAATTTATTAAAAGATTCTACAATCACAACAGAGGTCATCACAAGAAAAGATATCGATGCGATGGGCGCTAGAGATTTATCGCAAACCTTAGGCAATGTGCCGGGGATTGAGGTAAAACCTGCTCAATCAGGTGAAAGGGGGCAGACAGTCCGGTTACAGGGTCTCTCTGCTCAAAATGTTTTGATATTAGTGGATGGCCAAAGGACAACAGGGCGTTTTAGCGGCTCGATTGATTTGACTCGGTTTAAAGCAGAAGATATTGAACGGATCGAAATTGTGAAAGGTGCATCATCTGCCATTTATGGTTCTGATGCCATTGCAGGAGTCATTAATATCATCACAAAAGAAGCACAGGATCCTCTTTTTGCAGAATTTCGTTCGTTAGGTGGTGCTGGTAGTGAACGGTACTTTGGTCCTTACATGGAATACCGAAACTATGCTTCCGTTGGTGCCAAGTCTGATAACGTATCTACTTTATTCACCGTTGGTTGGCATAAAGGGGAAGGATATGATTTGACTCCAGATGCTACGATTGGTCCAAGAAACGGGCGTTATGCATCACTTGCTCCAGGGTATAATCCATATACGTTTGAAACACCACTCGCGAACCAATACATTTTAGCGACACGGTTTCCGATGTACACTCCACCTCTTGAGTCCACATCGGGAAGTGCCTTTAATGATATGAATTTATCAAATAAAACAGTGTATAGGCCAACTGATAATTTGATTTTCACAGGACAATTTTACTACAGGCATTTAGATCAATCAGCAGTTGATGCATCTCCACCCAGAACTATTTTTGATCGAAGGAACAAAACACATGATTTTATGGGGGCATTTAACGTAGATTGGATTGCATCACAAAAAATAAATTTAAATCTAAATGCAAACTATTCCAGATTCCAAGATTTATATGTGACGGACCAACGAAAGGCAGATGATTTAGACTCACAACAAAGAACTGACAATGCAGTCACCGAATTTAGAACAAGGGTAGATTATAAAATTTCAGAAAATCATGTCACATCGGTGGGAGCTGAAAATTTACAAGATCAAATTTCATCGGCAAGGATTGCTCCCGATTGTCGACGAACCTATCCTAATCTCTGTTACGAAGATTTTAATCCATTGTTAACGAAAGGTCAGTCCATCAATGGGAATGCCTATCGATTTAGGAATGCGTTTTATTTGCAAGATGAGTGGAGGGTGTCAGATAAACCTAGAATACAAATTGTACCTGGCATTCGGTATGACCACGATTCGATTTATGGAGGGGAGTGGCTTCCCAAACTTGCCATTCGATATGATGTGACGGATCAATTTAGGATCCGTGTGGCGAATGGACTTGGATACCGAGCACCAAGTTTCCAAGATTTGTATTTTAATTTTTTGAATCCAGGTGTTGGTTATCGTGTAGTAGGGAATTCTGATTTGAAACCAGAATTATCACGAAGTTATAATTTCGGTTGGGAGTGGGACATCACCAAAAGAATTTGGTATAGCTCGAATTTATTTCATAACAATGTAGATAATTTAATTGGATATCGAACAAATCCTGTAAGAGATGCATCAGGACTTATGGTATACCAAACGTCAAATTACCAAAAGGCAATGACCCAAGGGATTGAGTCTTCCATCAATATTCGTTTGACAGACATTGTGACAACGGGCGTTGGGTATACTTATACAGATAGTAAAGATGAATTAACCAATTTGCCATTGGAAGGTAGAGGGCGTCATCGTTGGAA containing:
- a CDS encoding HmuY family protein, which translates into the protein MPRKKFILKTCFKYSILLIVSSFQIHCSMKPKSEDNSQALLFLLSDENSTSLNCTSVPSNAVVTSGSFTTSANASSNCNWVYVSLKGNGVLADVNSQWDIAFKRFNVATNSGTSGPGTGGACDSGQTNFSNAFNGSECTAVIDVKLTSSGGGPVSASQESINPTMAAPLDLSPMPSGYGTWYSYSNGILTAKTKVFIVTGSDGAKYAVQFLDYYNAAGTSGFPKFQWKKL
- a CDS encoding TonB-dependent receptor plug domain-containing protein: MKQSEFSNLMRVLSFIVFWSLVTLFSFQGIYPESKTDSIEDKTNIITVTGTRRKNLLKDSTITTEVITRKDIDAMGARDLSQTLGNVPGIEVKPAQSGERGQTVRLQGLSAQNVLILVDGQRTTGRFSGSIDLTRFKAEDIERIEIVKGASSAIYGSDAIAGVINIITKEAQDPLFAEFRSLGGAGSERYFGPYMEYRNYASVGAKSDNVSTLFTVGWHKGEGYDLTPDATIGPRNGRYASLAPGYNPYTFETPLANQYILATRFPMYTPPLESTSGSAFNDMNLSNKTVYRPTDNLIFTGQFYYRHLDQSAVDASPPRTIFDRRNKTHDFMGAFNVDWIASQKINLNLNANYSRFQDLYVTDQRKADDLDSQQRTDNAVTEFRTRVDYKISENHVTSVGAENLQDQISSARIAPDCRRTYPNLCYEDFNPLLTKGQSINGNAYRFRNAFYLQDEWRVSDKPRIQIVPGIRYDHDSIYGGEWLPKLAIRYDVTDQFRIRVANGLGYRAPSFQDLYFNFLNPGVGYRVVGNSDLKPELSRSYNFGWEWDITKRIWYSSNLFHNNVDNLIGYRTNPVRDASGLMVYQTSNYQKAMTQGIESSINIRLTDIVTTGVGYTYTDSKDELTNLPLEGRGRHRWNLNLRVEEKSSGISLSVFAVVFGKQPYYCIKNSFWCNPDLPSNFDSLETILNQESQSSIQNLFGTLPTVLSDYCAEKNISYCTTSPTYGYRMVNPYSNLNLRLSQRFLGHFQWFVGVDNALDAWDLQYNPQRPKFYYFGLDGKFAFSDVKLKNGDS